One Halobaculum roseum DNA segment encodes these proteins:
- a CDS encoding acyl-CoA dehydrogenase family protein, with protein MGLLDESLVPEHARDVKREAREFAEEHIAPVAQKHFEADDYPWEVLEAGQEAGLVGQDIPEEYGGRGLDIYQLLAIAEEFYRADAGIGLTLMLASFGNELVYDYGSEEQCEEYVRPVAEGDQISGLAVSEPQTGSDLAGMTTTAEKVDGGYEITGEKYWIGNAVEGDWLTVYAKTGDSEDRYGNYSLFIVETDRDGYEAEHIPEKMGMRASKQGHIVMEDCFVPEENLIGAEGGGFYMLADFFNHGRVVVGGHGIGLAAAAIEEAWDFVHDREAFNRNISEFQSVQHDIADMRTEFEAARSLNWRAAEKLHEGDNAGLWAAMAKLKSTETAVDCAERGMQLHGGRSILTERRIARVYRDVRIPVIYEGASEVQRNLVYRQSQ; from the coding sequence CTGGGTCTGCTCGACGAATCGCTGGTTCCGGAGCACGCGCGCGACGTGAAACGGGAGGCGCGCGAGTTCGCCGAGGAGCACATCGCGCCCGTCGCACAGAAGCACTTCGAGGCCGACGACTACCCGTGGGAGGTGCTGGAGGCCGGCCAGGAGGCGGGCCTCGTCGGCCAGGACATCCCCGAGGAGTACGGCGGCCGCGGGCTCGACATCTATCAACTGCTCGCGATCGCCGAGGAGTTCTACCGCGCGGACGCCGGCATCGGACTGACGCTGATGCTGGCCTCCTTCGGCAACGAGCTCGTCTACGACTACGGCTCCGAAGAGCAGTGCGAGGAGTACGTCCGCCCCGTCGCCGAGGGCGACCAGATCTCCGGGCTCGCGGTGTCGGAGCCGCAGACGGGCTCGGACCTCGCGGGCATGACGACGACGGCCGAGAAGGTCGACGGCGGCTACGAGATCACCGGCGAGAAGTACTGGATCGGCAACGCCGTCGAGGGCGACTGGCTCACCGTCTACGCGAAGACCGGCGACTCCGAGGACCGCTACGGCAACTACTCGCTGTTCATCGTCGAGACGGACCGCGACGGCTACGAGGCCGAGCACATCCCCGAGAAGATGGGGATGCGCGCGTCCAAGCAGGGCCACATCGTCATGGAGGACTGCTTCGTGCCCGAGGAGAACCTGATCGGCGCCGAGGGCGGCGGCTTCTACATGCTCGCGGACTTCTTCAACCACGGCCGCGTCGTCGTCGGGGGCCACGGCATCGGCCTCGCCGCGGCAGCCATCGAGGAGGCGTGGGACTTCGTTCACGACCGCGAGGCGTTCAACCGGAACATCTCGGAGTTCCAGTCCGTCCAACACGACATCGCGGACATGCGCACCGAGTTCGAGGCCGCCCGATCGCTCAACTGGCGCGCCGCCGAGAAGCTCCACGAGGGGGACAACGCCGGGCTGTGGGCCGCGATGGCGAAGCTCAAGTCGACGGAGACGGCCGTCGACTGCGCCGAGCGCGGGATGCAACTGCACGGCGGGCGTTCGATCCTCACCGAGCGCCGCATCGCGCGGGTGTACCGCGACGTGCGCATCCCGGTGATCTACGAGGGCGCAAGCGAGGTGCAGCGCAACCTCGTGTACCGGCAGTCGCAGTAG